One Pichia kudriavzevii chromosome 3, complete sequence genomic window carries:
- a CDS encoding uncharacterized protein (PKUD0C05030; similar to Saccharomyces cerevisiae YML106W (URA5) and YMR271C (URA10); ancestral locus Anc_8.827) — protein MPSYKETFLQAALDAEALKFGTFTLKSGRISPYFFNMGLFSTAKTLSTLGESYARAIVESGIEFDILFGPAYKGIPLAAITVTKLYEIGGAKYANIGYSFNRKEKKDHGEGGSIVGCNMKGKKILIIDDVMTAGTAINEAFGIISAEGGNAVGCIIALDRMETTKDSNDSATNIVAKRYGVPVFSIVCFDDIIEVLKDQLSEEQMEKINEYRKQYVPAK, from the coding sequence ATGCCTTCATACAAGGaaacatttcttcaagCTGCTTTAGATGCTGAAGCTCTTAAATTTGGTACTTTCACTTTAAAGAGTGGAAGAATATCTCcatatttcttcaatatggGATTATTCAGCACTGCAAAGACCTTGAGTACATTAGGTGAATCTTATGCACGTGCCATCGTTGAGTCGGgaattgaatttgatatattATTTGGTCCAGCTTATAAGGGTATCCCACTAGCGGCAATCACTGTTACAAAATTGTACGAAATCGGCGGTGCAAAATATGCCAACATTGGCTATTCTTTCAACaggaaggaaaagaaagaccATGGTGAAGGAGGTTCTATTGTCGGATGCAATATGAAGGGTAAAAAGATTCTAATCATTGATGACGTTATGACCGCAGGTACTGCCATCAATGAAGCATTTGGTATTATTTCTGCAGAAGGTGGTAATGCTGTTGGTTGCATTATTGCTTTGGATAGAATGGAAACTACCAAGGACTCCAATGACTCTGCAACTAACATTGTTGCAAAAAGATACGGCGTCCCTGTTTTCTCTATCGTTTGCTTTGATGACATTATTGAGGTCTTGAAAGATCAGCTTTCTGAAGAAcaaatggagaaaatcaacgaATACAGGAAACAGTATGTTCCAGCTAAATAG
- a CDS encoding uncharacterized protein (PKUD0C05050; similar to Saccharomyces cerevisiae YMR272C (SCS7); ancestral locus Anc_8.829), whose translation MGASLPLFAKSTVEQHNTEKSCWVTLYNRKVYDVTNFLEEHPGGPEYIMDYAGKDITQILADAESHEHSVSAYEMLDDGMLIGYLATPEEEKELLEKHKDIKLKPEYDDDGLRVADLTEFGEIPDDLLHLKTDHSDDYKKHKFLDLDKPLIMQVLRSNWTRDFYIDQIHRPRHYGKGSAQLFGNFLEPLSLTPWWVVPCLWLPVNFYILSIAARNLSPLTTFTFWAIGLFTWTLIEYCMHRFLFHLDDNLPENRFAFTLHFLMHGVHHYLPMDKMRLVMPPTLFVVLAYPFYRLVFALLPYYIACAGFAGGFLGYIMYDVTHYSLHHKRLPDYVEKLKKNHLEHHYKNYQLGFGVTSMFWDHVFGTDLHPNDVYRKRN comes from the coding sequence atggGTGCGTCTCTTCCTTTGTTTGCAAAATCAACTGTTGAACAACACAACACTGAAAAATCATGTTGGGTTACTCTTTACAACCGGAAAGTGTATGATGTTACAAATTTCTTAGAAGAGCATCCTGGTGGTCCGGAATACATCATGGATTACGCCGGTAAAGATATCACTCAGATCCTTGCGGATGCAGAATCTCATGAACACTCTGTGAGTGCGTACGAAATGTTGGATGATGGTATGTTAATTGGGTATTTAGCTACGccagaggaagaaaaagagttacttgaaaaacatAAAGACATCAAGTTGAAGCCTGAATATGACGATGATGGTTTAAGGGTTGCAGATTTGACAGAATTCGGTGAAATTCCAGATGACTTACTGCATTTAAAGACAGATCATAGTGACGATTACAAGAAGCATAAATTCTTAGACTTGGATAAGCCTCTTATCATGCAAGTTTTACGTTCAAACTGGACGAGAGATTTCtatattgatcaaataCATAGACCAAGACATTATGGTAAGGGATCTGCTCAGTTGTTTGGTAACTTTTTGGAACCATTGTCACTTACGCCTTGGTGGGTTGTTCCATGTCTTTGGCTTCCAGTCAATTTCTACATTCTATCCATTGCAGCGAGGAACTTATCACCCTTAACCACCTTTACATTCTGGGCAATAGGTTTGTTTACATGGACCTTGATTGAATATTGCATGCACAGATTTTTATTCCATCTTGATGATAATCTACCAGAAAACAGATTTGCATTTACTCTGCACTTTTTAATGCACGGTGTTCACCATTATTTACCTATGGATAAGATGAGATTAGTCATGCCTCCTACACTTTTTGTCGTTCTAGCATATCCATTCTACAGACTCGTGTTTGCCCTTCTTCCATATTATATTGCATGTGCCGGGTTTGCAGGTGGGTTCCTCGGATATATCATGTATGATGTTACTCACTATTCTTTACACCACAAGAGATTACCAGATTATgttgagaagttgaagaagaaccaTTTGGAGCATCACTATAAGAACTATCAACTAGGTTTTGGTGTCACGTCAATGTTTTGGGACCATGTTTTCGGTACCGACTTGCATCCAAATGATGTCTACCGTAAACGTAACTAA
- a CDS encoding uncharacterized protein (PKUD0C05060; similar to Saccharomyces cerevisiae YHR024C (MAS2); ancestral locus Anc_5.268) — protein MLSRFTSAKRQVSSTLKRHVRFNSNVSTPTIIETLPNGIQVAIDPTPSYFSALGFYVKAGSRYEGTYGLSGCSHILDKLSFKSSQNFDLKNMTESLNKLGGNYMCASSRESMIYQASVFNNDVEKMFELLTETVVRPKLTQEEIDEQLLGTEYELNEIWLQSDLLLPELFQQVAYSHKNLGCPLLCPADRLNKIRRDDLLKYRDTFYNPENLVIAFSGVEEDQAHKLIEKYMGDFKSKSNAKLIMEPAQYTGGEFSLPIPKGIEYRGEEFHHLYVGFEGVDIQSKDIYKLAVLQMLIGGGGSFSAGGPGKGMYSRAYTRVLNQYGFVESCKSFIHNFTDSGLFGVSLSCVPQADRVMAELVGYEFNLLMSHDVGKGGISDREVSRAKNQLKSSLMMNLESKMVQLEDMGRQVQIYGKRVDVIEMCEQIDSVTRSDVIKMAEKVFTGSEPTIVVQGNREDYGDIRGMLNRYGLGQQPKTSEDNSKSRKWF, from the coding sequence TACCTTAAAGAGACATGTGCGTTTTAACTCCAATGTCTCCACGCCTACCATCATTGAAACTTTGCCCAATGGTATTCAAGTTGCAATAGATCCAACACCGTCTTACTTTTCTGCCTTGGGTTTTTATGTGAAGGCGGGTAGTAGGTACGAGGGCACATACGGCTTAAGTGGATGTTCCCATATTTTAGATAAATTGTCCTTCAAGTCTTCTCAGAATTTTgacttgaaaaatatgacTGAGTCTCTTAATAAACTCGGTGGCAATTACATGTGCGCCTCATCTAGAGAATCCATGATTTATCAGGCCagtgttttcaataacGATGTTGAGAAGATGTTTGAACTTCTAACAGAAACAGTTGTTAGGCCAAAATTAACACAGGAGGAGATTGATGAGCAATTATTAGGTACGGAATACGAATTGAATGAAATATGGCTGCAAAGTGATTTGCTGTTGCCCGAACTTTTCCAACAGGTTGCTTACTCTCATAAAAATCTAGGCTGCCCGTTATTGTGTCCTGCTGACAGGCTAAACAAAATTAGAAGAGATGATTTACTGAAATACAGAGATACTTTCTATAATCCTGAGAATCTAGTCATTGCGTTTTCTGGTGTTGAAGAAGACCAAGCACATAAActaattgaaaaatatatggGTGATTTCAAGTCAAAGTCAAACGCAAAATTGATTATGGAGCCTGCCCAGTATACAGGTGGTGAGTTTTCGTTGCCAATCCCAAAGGGCATAGAATATAGAGGTGAAGAATTCCATCATCTTTATGTCGGTTTTGAAGGTGTAGATATTCAATCCAAAGATATTTATAAATTGGCTGTCTTGCAGATGCTaattggtggtggtggcTCCTTTAGTGCTGGTGGACCTGGTAAAGGTATGTACTCAAGAGCTTACACCAGAGTTCTAAACCAATATGGTTTTGTGGAAAGTTGTAAGAGCTTTATTCATAATTTTACCGATAGCGGTTTATTTGGAGTTTCCCTGTCATGTGTCCCCCAGGCTGATAGGGTAATGGCTGAATTGGTTGGTTATGAATTTAACTTGCTAATGAGTCATGACGTTGGTAAGGGTGGTATTTCTGATAGAGAAGTCTCAAGGGCTAAGAATCAACTGAAAAGTagtttgatgatgaatttggaaagtaAGATGGTTCAGTTAGAAGATATGGGCAGACAGGTCCAAATATACGGTAAAAGAGTCGATGTGATTGAAATGTGCGAACAAATTGATAGTGTTACCAGGTCTGATGTCATTAAGATGGCTGAAAAGGTATTTACCGGCAGCGAGCCAACTATAGTTGTACAGGGAAATAGAGAAGATTACGGTGATATTAGGGGTATGCTAAACAGATATGGTTTAGGGCAGCAACCTAAAACAAGCGAGGATAACTCTAAAAGCAGGAAGTGGTTTTAA
- a CDS encoding uncharacterized protein (PKUD0C05040; Pfam Domains: zf-C3HC(7.6e-14)), whose protein sequence is MSSENVYNETSLTTNNIMNILQQISISPPGSPYEVNGVTPIITGLSTSQRSNKSSLQHFHSLPKSIRPKRRLSSSSSFSTISTTPAATTGNNFDKNHKRQIVNLRGLSQLQSGRLIPSPFSRSFLIQRLNTFSVFNWTIDNPKLSPLACALQGWKCHAVRKNELHCTGCHAGIIIKLPEVPGSDVSTYPDEKKVFNNQHHMDDYNQVLNNTERYELQFEFKFLDDELDEDEDDYNDDIHIYETLVNSFTSRLINDHYPTCPFVPFVPLTPKDENYYLSPKDISRELNKFTNRLLILMANKNRLIGRNFKTQFLSSDERIFLLEYLRESSRQNDTTIATDIEDEDGIKNGITCDYETDQRVNPCLDVILPALLGWELKVQTFHNKKFLLLNCECCTRRILLSSTGIESVKDIEELKPCPYRAEIPAREQLTEFDETIGIRNQDLFEEDYDEELIDLELEHDTWCCMKAGWRIVLEGLRSITDVDLKNIHHGLHNDEYRQTIENLRSL, encoded by the coding sequence ATGTCAAGTGAGAACGTGTATAATGAGACATCATTGACCACTAATAATATTATGAATATATTACAGCAGATTTCGATATCACCACCAGGCTCACCTTATGAAGTAAATGGAGTTACGCCAATAATAACAGGGCTATCTACTTCTCAAAGGTCCAATAAATCATCACTACAGCATTTTCATTCACTGCCAAAGTCAATCAGGCCAAAGAGGAGATtgtcatcgtcatcatcattcaGTACTATAAGCACTACTCCAGCTGCCACAACCGGCAACAATTTTGATAAGAACCACAAGAGGCAAATAGTGAACCTAAGAGGACTAAGTCAATTACAATCGGGACGTCTAATACCGTCGCCGTTTTCGAGATCTTTTCTTATTCAACGATTGAATACgttttctgttttcaactGGACAATTGATAACCCAAAGCTTTCACCACTTGCATGTGCATTACAGGGCTGGAAATGTCATGCGGTAAGGAAAAATGAGCTACATTGCACTGGCTGCCATGCTGGTATAATTATCAAGTTGCCTGAAGTTCCAGGAAGCGATGTTAGTACATACCCAGACGAAAAgaaagttttcaataaccaGCACCATATGGATGATTACAACCAAGTTTTGAATAACACAGAGAGATACGAATTGCAGTTTGAATTTAAGTTTctagatgatgaattagaTGAGGACGAAGATGATTATAATGATGATATCCATATTTATGAGACACTTGTGAATTCCTTCACAAGCCGGTTGATAAACGACCATTACCCAACCTGTCCATTTGTACCATTTGTACCATTGACACCCAAGGATGAGAACTATTATCTCTCTCCGAAGGATATCAGCAGAGAATTGAACAAGTTTACCAATAGGCTTTTAATCTTAATGGCAAATAAGAATAGGCTAATAGGTcgaaatttcaaaacacAATTTTTAAGTTCTGATGAACGAATATTTTTACTTGAATATCTAAGGGAGTCATCGAGACAGAACGACACCACCATCGCTACTGACattgaggatgaagatggaATAAAAAATGGCATCACATGTGATTATGAGACTGACCAGAGAGTCAACCCATGTCTGGATGTTATTTTGCCTGCATTACTAGGCTGGGAGCTAAAGGTACAAACATTTcataataaaaaatttcTACTTCTTAATTGTGAATGTTGTACAAGGCGGATCTTGTTATCATCAACAGGAATCGAAAGCgtcaaagatattgaagaactCAAGCCATGCCCATACCGTGCCGAGATTCCGGCAAGGGAGCAACTCACTGAGTTCGACGAGACAATAGGCATACGAAACCAAGACCTATTTGAGGAAGATTATGATGAAGAGCTCATTGATCTTGAACTGGAACATGACACATGGTGTTGTATGAAGGCTGGTTGGAGAATAGTCCTCGAGGGACTTCGCAGCATAACCGACGTAGACCTCAAGAACATTCACCATGGTCTCCACAATGACGAATATCGccaaacaattgaaaatctcCGGAGTTTATAG
- a CDS encoding uncharacterized protein (PKUD0C05020; similar to Saccharomyces cerevisiae YML105C (SEC65); ancestral locus Anc_8.826) — protein MVASYSVILTQRNMPSLEEIEDIEDIDNLDMDLAEFDPDLVTPIAPAKPKAQVSRSQDQDQSDISDIFKGMGFNSSPGNQQFQATQPQERNPPMTMYDSMTPEQRKEFKMMQIVYPCYFDKKRTYKEGRRLAIEHCVENPLAKTILDACRILQIPAVFEPEKTHPQDWGNPGRVRVGLKYEKNPTHPVLKTKKQALEAIAEYLKTHPTTFKSVKDLPGPPDLMQSTWEPSEIPVPKGFKMNTIVPMHSFLIMKHPETAGAYMKSAAETEKPVEAKKIKHKIQRIRG, from the coding sequence ATGGTGGCGAGTTATTCAGTCATCCTTACTCAACGAAACATGCCGTCcttagaagaaattgaagatattgaagatatcgATAACTTAGACATGGATCTTGCCGAATTTGATCCTGATTTGGTAACTCCGATTGCACCAGCAAAGCCCAAAGCACAAGTTTCAAGATCACAGGACCAAGACCAAAGTGATAtttctgatatttttaaGGGCATGGGGTTTAACTCCAGCCCAGGAAACCAGCAGTTTCAAGCTACGCAACCACAAGAGAGGAATCCTCCAATGACAATGTATGACAGTATGACACCTgagcaaagaaaagaattcaaaatgaTGCAAATAGTGTACCCATGCtactttgataaaaaaaggACTTATAAAGAAGGTAGAAGGTTAGCAATTGAACACTGTGTTGAAAATCCGTTGGCGAAAACCATTTTAGATGCTTGCaggattcttcaaattcctgCTGTTTTTGAACCTGAAAAAACGCATCCACAGGATTGGGGTAATCCAGGTCGTGTTAGGGTTGGTCTTAAGTATGAGAAAAATCCAACACATCCCGTATTAAAGACCAAAAAGCAGGCACTTGAAGCTATAGCAGAATATTTGAAGACTCATCCTACTACTTTCAAATCTGTCAAAGACTTGCCGGGCCCACCTGATTTGATGCAAAGTACTTGGGAGCCAAGTGAAATTCCAGTTCCAAAGGGATTCAAGATGAACACCATTGTACCAATGCACTCATTCCTCATTATGAAACACCCAGAAACTGCAGGTGCTTATATGAAATCTGCCGCTGAGACAGAGAAGCCCGTTGAAGCCAAAAAGATAAAACATAAAATCCAAAGAATTAGAGGTTAG